The following proteins are co-located in the Flammeovirga kamogawensis genome:
- the porM gene encoding type IX secretion system motor protein PorM/GldM codes for MAGGAKETPRQRMIGLMYLVLMAMLALNVSNTVLDKFTFIEQSLENSNHITSQENDRQLHAIEGAVAKKTNEITKAVLSDAQALRMETSKVISYIDDLKEEVTKATGGTENGQLKGKSDTQIPAEILIGQESKKNGKAYELEKKLNALAKHFDEVAIKYDTSKTWKPIGKLARPAKEMAQYKNDKDNKNKDFAYIQFEDTPAAAVMAILSEMSSEVLQNETKVLKVLNDRVGGRVVFDKVVAVVKPTSKYVAAGLDYEATMFIAASSSAAKPRMKYNGSSIKVVDGIGEVKFPAKPAKYDKNGRSNQTWKGEITYTTPFGDTTLIVEEEFVVVKPSIEVNSATVNALYRNVANRLVVDVPALGEAYNPRFSGTNAKVLSKGKEATIIPKPTAKSVVLTVSSGGNKIGTKTFKTRGVPKPTIAFPGVDLKKGISTKTSKLRVRPVADEEFKAALPDEANYRVVEWEVTVAFGTKPLAGPVKITGGKQDFDIGQLLKKAPKGTPGVRVVVDVKKVVRKNSQGQTERVSGVGGITTISVN; via the coding sequence ATGGCAGGAGGAGCAAAAGAAACCCCAAGACAACGGATGATTGGTCTAATGTACCTAGTACTTATGGCCATGTTAGCGTTGAATGTAAGTAATACAGTTTTAGATAAGTTTACTTTTATTGAGCAATCATTAGAAAACTCTAATCATATTACTTCTCAAGAAAACGACAGACAACTTCATGCAATTGAAGGTGCTGTTGCAAAAAAGACTAATGAAATTACAAAAGCAGTACTTTCTGATGCTCAAGCATTAAGAATGGAAACAAGTAAAGTAATTTCATATATTGATGACTTAAAAGAAGAAGTTACAAAAGCAACTGGAGGTACAGAAAATGGCCAGTTGAAAGGAAAGAGTGATACTCAAATTCCAGCTGAAATCTTAATTGGTCAAGAGTCTAAGAAAAATGGTAAAGCATATGAATTAGAAAAGAAATTAAATGCTTTAGCAAAACACTTTGATGAGGTAGCTATTAAATATGATACTTCAAAAACTTGGAAACCTATCGGAAAATTAGCACGTCCTGCAAAGGAAATGGCTCAATATAAAAATGATAAGGATAACAAGAATAAAGATTTTGCTTATATCCAGTTTGAAGATACTCCAGCAGCTGCTGTTATGGCAATTTTAAGTGAGATGTCTTCAGAAGTTTTACAAAATGAAACTAAAGTATTAAAAGTACTTAATGACCGTGTAGGTGGTAGAGTAGTTTTTGATAAAGTAGTTGCAGTTGTAAAGCCTACATCAAAATATGTAGCTGCAGGTTTAGATTATGAAGCAACAATGTTTATTGCTGCATCTTCTTCTGCTGCTAAGCCAAGAATGAAATATAATGGTTCTTCTATCAAAGTAGTTGATGGTATCGGTGAGGTTAAATTCCCTGCTAAACCAGCAAAATACGATAAGAATGGTCGTTCAAATCAAACTTGGAAAGGTGAAATTACTTATACAACTCCTTTTGGTGATACAACATTGATTGTTGAAGAAGAGTTTGTAGTAGTTAAGCCATCTATTGAAGTAAATTCTGCTACAGTAAATGCTTTATATAGAAATGTTGCTAACAGATTAGTTGTAGATGTTCCTGCTTTAGGAGAAGCATATAACCCAAGATTCTCTGGGACTAATGCAAAAGTTCTTTCTAAAGGTAAAGAAGCTACAATTATCCCTAAGCCAACAGCTAAATCAGTAGTTCTTACTGTTTCTAGTGGAGGTAATAAAATTGGAACAAAGACTTTTAAAACAAGAGGTGTTCCAAAACCAACAATTGCATTCCCTGGAGTAGATTTAAAGAAAGGTATCAGTACAAAAACTAGTAAGTTAAGAGTACGTCCTGTAGCTGATGAAGAATTTAAAGCGGCATTACCAGACGAAGCTAACTATAGAGTAGTAGAGTGGGAAGTAACAGTAGCATTTGGTACAAAACCTTTAGCTGGTCCAGTTAAAATTACTGGTGGTAAGCAAGATTTTGATATCGGACAGTTATTAAAGAAAGCACCTAAAGGTACACCTGGTGTACGTGTAGTTGTTGATGTGAAGAAAGTGGTTCGTAAGAACTCACAAGGACAAACTGAAAGAGTATCAGGTGTTGGTGGCATCACTACCATTTCAGTTAATTAA
- the porL gene encoding type IX secretion system motor protein PorL/GldL gives MSNLHETGREKIFRVYVPILTNLGASVVIIGAMFKILHLPNGGPILAAGLITEALLFFIGAFAPAAPFEKHYDWALAYPELLSEDAVKAPSKKAKADPKKDIAALGAMDKMLADAKLTPEVFKNFGSGMENLNKSVGQMKSVASVAGASDEYSRSLQVATKSMGDLNKSFATTVTAMKTMEGTAADSKAHQQQVQAITKNLGALNAVYEMELKDANNHLKTINKFHGNLATAVQSMDEASKEASKFKTQMSTLTTNLTQLNNVYGKMLTAMKG, from the coding sequence ATGAGCAATTTACACGAGACGGGAAGAGAAAAGATCTTCAGAGTATATGTTCCTATTTTGACTAACCTTGGTGCATCAGTAGTAATTATTGGAGCCATGTTCAAAATTCTTCACTTACCTAACGGTGGTCCAATTTTGGCAGCAGGTTTGATTACAGAAGCATTATTATTCTTTATTGGTGCATTTGCTCCAGCAGCACCATTTGAAAAGCATTACGATTGGGCTCTTGCTTACCCAGAATTATTAAGTGAAGATGCTGTTAAAGCTCCTTCAAAGAAGGCTAAAGCAGATCCTAAGAAAGATATTGCAGCTTTAGGTGCAATGGATAAAATGTTAGCAGACGCTAAACTTACTCCAGAAGTATTCAAGAACTTTGGTTCTGGAATGGAGAATTTAAATAAATCAGTAGGTCAGATGAAAAGTGTTGCAAGTGTTGCAGGTGCTTCTGACGAATACTCTCGTAGTTTACAAGTAGCAACTAAGTCAATGGGTGATTTAAATAAATCATTTGCAACTACTGTTACTGCTATGAAAACAATGGAAGGTACAGCTGCAGATTCTAAAGCTCACCAACAACAAGTTCAAGCAATTACAAAGAACTTAGGTGCTTTAAATGCTGTTTATGAAATGGAATTAAAAGATGCTAATAACCATCTTAAGACAATTAATAAATTCCATGGTAATTTAGCTACTGCAGTTCAAAGTATGGATGAAGCAAGTAAAGAAGCTTCTAAATTCAAAACGCAAATGTCTACATTGACAACTAATTTAACTCAGTTGAACAATGTTTATGGTAAAATGCTAACTGCGATGAAAGGCTAA